From one Flavobacterium sp. N502536 genomic stretch:
- the deoC gene encoding deoxyribose-phosphate aldolase has product MNVKQYLDSTYLKTAAQAGLSEAENTLVVKNAIEEAIREGFKLIMIRPEQVVLAKEMIHKANSTLLVGTVIDFPEGSSDLESKLKEANKAIEDGADDLDFVCNYTAFKEGDIDLVKQEILVGTQIGLANNKTVKWIIEVAALNDTQIIQLSALIKNVVISHFKEENYASVFVKSSTGFYKTENDLPNGATLPTIIMMLENASPLPVKAAGGVRSYDDAIEMIRLGVKRIGTSAAKTIADGGNTPNQY; this is encoded by the coding sequence ATGAATGTTAAGCAATATCTGGACTCTACCTATTTAAAAACCGCTGCACAAGCCGGACTGTCAGAAGCAGAAAACACCCTTGTGGTTAAAAATGCTATTGAAGAAGCAATTCGTGAAGGCTTTAAATTAATCATGATTCGGCCGGAACAGGTGGTTTTGGCAAAAGAAATGATTCATAAAGCCAATTCGACTTTGCTGGTGGGCACCGTTATTGACTTTCCCGAAGGAAGTTCAGATTTAGAATCTAAATTAAAAGAAGCAAACAAAGCAATTGAAGACGGAGCAGACGATTTGGATTTTGTTTGCAACTATACTGCTTTTAAAGAAGGGGATATCGATTTGGTGAAGCAGGAAATTTTAGTGGGAACACAAATTGGTCTTGCGAACAATAAAACCGTAAAATGGATTATTGAGGTTGCGGCCTTAAATGATACCCAAATAATTCAGCTTTCGGCATTGATCAAAAATGTAGTCATATCACATTTTAAAGAAGAAAACTATGCTTCGGTTTTTGTGAAATCATCTACCGGATTTTATAAAACCGAAAACGATTTGCCAAACGGAGCAACACTGCCAACCATTATAATGATGTTAGAAAACGCATCGCCTTTGCCGGTTAAAGCGGCGGGAGGAGTTCGCTCTTACGACGATGCCATAGAAATGATTCGTTTAGGAGTAAAACGAATCGGAACCTCTGCTGCAAAAACAATTGCAGATGGAGGGAATACCCCAAATCAATATTAA
- the sprA gene encoding cell surface protein SprA, whose translation MRKICIFLLFLFCGNVLRAQVNPTVQDTTKTQFSVGKVELGNPPSILSAYRYDPITDRYIYTSSVDGFSINYPIVLTPKEYEDLVLKESRRDYFRKKSDAIDGKKTGSEAKKKDLLPRYYINSGLFESIFGSNTIDVKPTGSVEMDLGVRYTKQDNPAFSPRNRSSLTFDFDQRISMSLLGKIGTRLEVNANYDTQSTFAFQNLFKLAYTPSEDDIVQKVEVGNVSMPLNSTLIRGAQSLFGVKTVLQFGKTTVTGVFSEQKSQTKSIVAEGGGTVQNFDLYALDYDNDRHFFLSQYFRNKYDASLKKYPFIDSRVQVTRIEVWVTNKQNRVTTNNNNLRNIIALQDLGEGQVTGVPDNQVVVISNPAGFFNNPIDTPTDNNNNKYDPATIGKPGAYLNSNIREIVTAKTGFNNANTSEGTDYSVLENARKLTANEFTFNAQLGYISLQQRLANDEILAVAFEYTVGGKIYQVGEFGSDGVDGTVVTGNNNANKAIITQSLVLKMLKSNLTNVQNPVWNLMMKNVYQIPQAYQIKQDDFRLNILYTDPSPINYITPVPGTTFPASPTADNKVDQTPLLNVFNLDRLNYNNDPQTGGDGFFDYIPGVTVDVQNGRIIFTTKEPFGELLFKKLNTGAGENYDDPNSYNANQKRYVFRNMYRNTQSGALQDSDKNKFLLRGKYKSSGSNGIPIGAFNVPQGSVVVMAAGRRLVEGIDYSVDYQLGRVQILDPSLQASNTPIEVSLENNSIFGQQTRRFIGFNVEHKISDKFIVGGTYLKMNEKPFTQKSSYGQESVNNAIFGFNGNYSTEVPFFTRLVNKLPNIDTDVPSNLSIRGEVAFLKPDAPKASDFEGEATIYVDDFEGSQSTIDMRSAYAWSLASTPFVNSINDNTFNANSNTLEYGFKRAKLAWYTIDPVFYASKPSGISNDDLSLNTTRRIYSRELYPNTDIAQGQIQVVNTLDLSYYPSDRGPYNNNPNFGTSPASSNFGGIMRALNSTNFEQGNVEYIQFWVMDPYVGNGQAAVNNTGKIYFNLGEVSEDVLKDGRKQYENGLGPDQIMVNPRPLWGDVPASQSLIYAFDNNAGNRSNQDVGLDGLPNGKEASVYTNYGGEGDPAADDYTYYLNTDGGVLERYKNYNGTEGNSPVSIDSPNRGSTTLPDVEDINRDNTMSTINAYYEYSIDMKPGMQVGQNFVTDIREVSNVELPNGSTTTARWIQFKIPVAQPQNTIGNITDFRSIRFMRMFMTGFSNQMTVRFGALDLVRGEWRRYTGTLDANDTNPNDDGTEFDVSAVNIQENGTKCPVNYVVPPGVQREQLYNNNTIINQNEQALALRVGGSGLQYTDARGVFKNVSVDMRQYKKLKMFLHAESLPNENTLLDDEMIGFIRFGNDYTQNFYQVEVPLKVTRTGGSCTISPDQVWLEENNIDLALELLTRMKIKAMSIDINSDKRDINGIYYPDDDLSISGGDGDGKLRLGIKGNPNFGLVRNLMVGVKSRADHKTIKGEVWFNELRMADLENKGGMAAILNIDTNMADFATVSATGKKSTIGFGSLEQGANERSREDIQQYNIVTNLNLGKLLPPKWGINLPFNYAIGEEVITPEYDPFNQDIKLKQLIRETTNEAEKENIRTRAIDYTKRRSINFIGVRKDRAPEQKPHVYDVENLTFSQSYNQVERHDYEVADFVDEQSNTAVNYAYTFQPKEVVPFKKTKFMKKSEYWKLLSDFNFNYLPSNISFNTNVLRQSNRQQFREVEVEGIGLDPLYRRNFAFNYQYGFGFNLTKSLKINYTAASNNIVRNFLNDDNSPKQDFNIWDDYFDIGTPNQHLQQLVLNYDIPINKIPVLSFVKATYSYTADYSWQRASTAFSQYEDPNGNQFDLGNTIQNANSNTLTTTLNMNMLYKYLGLTPGAKAGAKPKAIAPPKPGEKIVNTAKPATTSSPFYDGMIGILTSVKNIQINYTKNSGTVLPGYTPGVGFFGTSRPTLGFVFGSQDDIRYEAAKNGWLTTYQDFNQSFTQVTNKLLKVTANIDLFPDLKIDLNMDRAYSENRSEQYSVVKNTGTGELDYTPLSPYNYGMFSISTVLIKTAFSTSSATESAAFDDFRNNRLIIANRLAEDRYGAGAPIPRYGDANNPIPATTDPNYKVYVANEGYPIGFTKSNQAVLLPAFLAAYSGGNASSSSTDIFRSFPIPNWSVKYNGLMRYKYFKDKFKRFSLQHNYRASYTINQFRSNFDYIEKPNGQDVNTNFYNKTIMSNINLVEQFSPLIRMDFELKSSLRVLTEIKKDRALSMSFDNNLLTEVKGMEYVIGLGYRFKDVIFSSRLADTPTGIIKSDINIKADFSYRNNETLVRYLDYDNNQLAAGQNIWSLKLTADYAFSKNLTAIFYYDHSFSKAVISTSFPLTNIRSGFTLRYNFGN comes from the coding sequence ATGCGTAAAATTTGTATTTTTTTACTGTTTTTATTTTGCGGTAATGTTTTGCGTGCGCAAGTAAACCCAACAGTTCAAGATACAACTAAAACACAATTCTCCGTTGGTAAAGTAGAGTTAGGAAATCCGCCAAGTATACTTTCGGCCTATCGGTATGATCCCATAACTGACCGATACATTTACACCAGTTCAGTAGATGGATTTTCAATCAATTACCCTATTGTATTAACACCAAAAGAGTATGAAGATTTAGTTTTGAAAGAATCGAGAAGAGATTATTTCAGAAAAAAATCAGATGCTATAGACGGTAAAAAAACAGGAAGTGAAGCCAAGAAAAAGGATTTACTGCCCCGATATTATATTAATTCAGGACTTTTTGAAAGCATCTTCGGAAGCAATACGATAGACGTAAAGCCAACAGGATCAGTAGAAATGGACTTAGGGGTTCGATATACCAAACAGGATAATCCCGCTTTTTCACCTCGAAACAGATCGAGCCTTACCTTCGATTTTGATCAGCGAATCAGCATGAGCTTACTGGGGAAAATAGGAACCAGATTAGAGGTAAATGCAAATTATGACACCCAGTCTACCTTTGCTTTTCAAAACTTATTTAAGCTTGCTTATACCCCTTCAGAAGATGATATTGTTCAAAAAGTTGAAGTAGGTAATGTGAGCATGCCTTTAAACAGTACCCTTATTCGTGGAGCTCAAAGTTTGTTTGGAGTTAAAACCGTTTTACAATTTGGTAAGACAACCGTTACCGGGGTTTTCTCCGAACAGAAGTCACAAACCAAGAGTATAGTTGCAGAAGGTGGCGGTACAGTTCAGAACTTTGATTTGTATGCACTCGACTATGATAATGACAGACACTTCTTCTTATCGCAGTATTTCAGAAACAAATACGACGCCTCTTTAAAAAAATATCCTTTTATCGATAGCCGTGTTCAGGTGACCCGAATAGAAGTTTGGGTAACCAATAAACAAAACAGGGTAACCACCAACAATAATAACCTGCGTAACATTATTGCGCTTCAGGATTTAGGAGAAGGGCAGGTTACCGGAGTGCCGGACAATCAGGTTGTAGTAATAAGCAATCCGGCTGGTTTTTTTAACAACCCGATCGACACACCAACAGACAACAACAACAACAAATACGATCCGGCTACCATTGGAAAACCGGGGGCGTATTTGAATTCGAATATTAGAGAAATTGTAACGGCAAAAACCGGATTCAATAATGCCAATACCAGTGAAGGAACAGATTATTCTGTTTTGGAAAATGCCAGAAAGTTAACCGCAAACGAATTTACTTTCAACGCACAGTTAGGATACATCTCTTTACAGCAGCGTTTGGCTAATGACGAAATTTTGGCAGTAGCCTTTGAATACACTGTTGGAGGGAAAATTTATCAGGTTGGAGAATTTGGAAGTGACGGAGTTGACGGGACAGTAGTTACCGGAAACAACAACGCCAATAAAGCGATCATTACACAAAGCTTAGTATTAAAAATGCTGAAAAGTAACTTGACCAACGTTCAGAATCCGGTTTGGAATCTGATGATGAAAAACGTTTATCAAATTCCTCAGGCTTATCAAATCAAACAAGATGATTTCAGATTAAACATACTTTATACGGATCCTTCTCCGATCAACTACATTACGCCGGTTCCGGGAACAACTTTCCCAGCAAGCCCAACCGCAGATAACAAAGTCGATCAGACTCCGTTATTAAATGTCTTCAATCTGGACCGATTAAATTACAACAACGATCCGCAAACCGGAGGGGATGGTTTCTTCGATTATATTCCGGGGGTTACCGTAGACGTTCAGAACGGGCGAATTATTTTCACCACAAAAGAGCCTTTTGGAGAACTATTGTTTAAAAAGTTAAACACAGGTGCGGGAGAAAATTATGACGATCCAAATTCCTATAATGCCAATCAGAAAAGATACGTTTTTAGAAACATGTACCGCAACACACAGTCCGGAGCTTTACAGGACAGTGATAAAAATAAATTTTTATTAAGAGGAAAATACAAATCATCAGGAAGTAACGGTATTCCAATTGGAGCGTTTAACGTTCCTCAGGGATCGGTTGTCGTGATGGCTGCCGGAAGAAGACTGGTAGAAGGAATCGATTATAGCGTAGATTATCAATTAGGGCGTGTTCAGATTCTGGACCCTTCGCTTCAGGCTTCCAATACACCAATCGAGGTGTCTTTGGAGAACAATTCAATTTTCGGCCAACAAACCCGAAGATTTATTGGCTTCAATGTTGAGCATAAAATCTCAGATAAATTTATCGTTGGAGGAACCTATTTGAAAATGAATGAAAAACCATTTACTCAAAAATCAAGCTATGGTCAGGAATCTGTAAACAATGCTATTTTTGGATTCAATGGAAATTACTCCACCGAAGTTCCTTTCTTCACCCGATTAGTAAATAAACTACCAAACATTGATACCGATGTTCCTTCCAATCTTTCGATAAGAGGAGAAGTAGCTTTCTTAAAACCGGATGCTCCAAAAGCGAGTGATTTTGAAGGAGAAGCCACTATTTATGTAGACGACTTTGAAGGCTCACAGTCTACCATCGATATGCGATCAGCATACGCATGGAGTCTGGCTTCAACACCATTTGTAAACTCTATAAACGACAATACTTTTAATGCCAATTCCAATACATTAGAGTATGGTTTTAAACGTGCAAAATTAGCATGGTACACCATTGACCCTGTTTTTTATGCCTCAAAACCATCCGGTATTTCAAACGATGACTTATCATTGAATACCACCCGACGTATTTATAGCAGAGAATTATATCCAAACACAGACATCGCTCAGGGGCAGATTCAGGTCGTGAATACCTTAGATTTAAGTTATTATCCATCTGATCGTGGACCTTACAACAACAATCCAAACTTCGGTACAAGTCCGGCCAGTTCAAACTTTGGAGGGATCATGCGTGCTTTGAACTCGACCAATTTCGAACAAGGAAATGTCGAATACATTCAGTTTTGGGTAATGGATCCTTATGTGGGTAATGGACAAGCCGCAGTTAACAATACCGGAAAAATTTATTTCAACTTAGGAGAAGTTTCAGAAGACGTATTAAAAGACGGAAGAAAACAATATGAAAACGGATTAGGCCCGGATCAGATTATGGTGAATCCGAGACCACTATGGGGAGACGTTCCGGCATCGCAGTCTTTAATTTATGCCTTCGATAACAATGCCGGTAACCGTAGCAATCAGGATGTTGGTTTAGACGGTTTGCCAAATGGTAAAGAGGCTTCAGTATATACAAATTATGGAGGAGAAGGAGATCCCGCTGCAGACGATTATACGTATTATTTAAATACAGACGGAGGCGTTTTAGAACGTTATAAAAATTACAACGGTACTGAGGGGAACTCACCTGTAAGTATCGATTCACCTAACCGTGGATCAACAACATTGCCGGATGTGGAAGATATTAACCGTGACAATACCATGAGTACGATCAATGCGTATTATGAATACAGTATTGATATGAAACCGGGAATGCAGGTAGGGCAAAACTTCGTTACCGATATTCGTGAAGTGAGTAATGTTGAATTGCCAAACGGATCAACCACTACAGCAAGATGGATTCAGTTTAAAATCCCGGTTGCTCAACCGCAAAATACTATTGGAAACATTACCGATTTCAGATCGATTCGTTTCATGCGTATGTTTATGACGGGCTTTAGCAATCAAATGACCGTTCGTTTTGGAGCCTTAGATCTGGTTAGGGGAGAGTGGAGAAGATACACAGGAACACTGGATGCTAACGATACGAATCCGAATGACGACGGAACGGAGTTTGATGTTTCGGCAGTAAACATTCAGGAGAATGGCACAAAATGCCCTGTGAATTACGTGGTGCCGCCAGGAGTTCAGAGAGAGCAATTGTACAACAACAATACAATCATCAATCAAAACGAGCAGGCTTTGGCATTGCGTGTAGGAGGGTCTGGTTTACAATATACAGATGCAAGAGGAGTTTTTAAAAATGTAAGTGTAGACATGCGTCAGTACAAAAAACTAAAAATGTTTTTACACGCTGAATCATTACCAAATGAGAATACTTTATTAGACGATGAAATGATTGGTTTTATTCGTTTTGGAAATGACTACACTCAAAACTTCTATCAGGTCGAAGTTCCGTTAAAAGTTACCCGAACAGGAGGGTCTTGTACCATAAGCCCTGATCAGGTTTGGCTCGAAGAGAACAATATTGACTTGGCACTGGAATTATTGACCAGAATGAAGATTAAAGCCATGAGCATCGATATTAACTCTGATAAAAGAGATATCAACGGAATTTATTATCCGGACGACGATTTAAGCATTAGCGGAGGTGACGGAGACGGTAAGTTGAGATTAGGGATAAAAGGAAATCCGAACTTTGGTTTGGTGCGAAATTTAATGGTAGGGGTTAAGAGTAGAGCCGATCATAAAACCATAAAAGGAGAGGTTTGGTTTAACGAACTTCGTATGGCCGATTTAGAGAATAAAGGCGGTATGGCAGCGATCTTAAATATCGATACCAATATGGCCGATTTTGCGACCGTATCTGCGACCGGTAAGAAAAGTACAATTGGTTTTGGATCTTTAGAACAAGGAGCCAACGAAAGAAGCCGTGAAGACATTCAGCAGTATAATATCGTAACCAACTTGAATTTGGGTAAATTATTACCGCCAAAATGGGGGATCAATTTACCGTTCAATTATGCTATTGGAGAAGAAGTAATCACACCGGAATACGATCCGTTCAATCAGGATATCAAACTAAAGCAGCTGATTAGAGAAACTACTAATGAGGCTGAAAAAGAAAACATCAGAACCAGAGCGATTGATTATACCAAACGCAGAAGCATTAACTTTATCGGGGTTAGAAAAGACAGGGCTCCTGAACAGAAGCCACATGTTTATGATGTCGAGAATTTAACCTTCTCGCAATCGTACAATCAGGTAGAACGTCACGATTATGAAGTAGCAGACTTTGTAGACGAGCAATCGAATACAGCGGTGAATTATGCCTACACCTTTCAGCCTAAAGAAGTAGTGCCTTTCAAGAAGACCAAATTCATGAAGAAAAGCGAGTACTGGAAGCTGTTAAGCGATTTTAATTTTAACTATTTGCCTTCCAATATTTCTTTTAATACAAATGTTTTAAGACAAAGTAACCGTCAGCAATTTAGAGAAGTAGAAGTAGAGGGGATTGGTCTCGATCCTTTGTACCGCCGAAATTTTGCCTTTAATTATCAGTACGGATTTGGTTTTAATCTGACAAAATCCCTGAAAATTAACTACACGGCAGCATCCAATAATATCGTGAGGAACTTCCTGAACGATGATAATTCGCCAAAACAGGATTTTAATATCTGGGACGATTATTTCGATATCGGGACACCAAATCAGCACTTACAGCAATTGGTACTGAACTATGATATTCCAATCAATAAAATTCCGGTTTTGAGTTTTGTAAAAGCGACTTATTCGTATACTGCCGATTACAGCTGGCAGCGTGCTTCGACGGCATTTTCGCAATATGAGGATCCTAACGGAAACCAGTTTGATTTAGGAAATACCATCCAGAATGCCAATTCGAATACGCTTACGACAACACTTAACATGAACATGCTGTACAAGTATTTGGGATTAACTCCGGGAGCAAAAGCAGGGGCAAAACCTAAAGCAATTGCACCTCCAAAACCAGGAGAGAAAATTGTAAATACAGCAAAACCGGCAACCACCAGCAGTCCGTTTTACGATGGCATGATTGGTATTCTGACCAGTGTTAAAAACATTCAGATTAACTATACTAAAAATAGCGGAACGGTTTTACCGGGGTATACGCCGGGTGTTGGTTTCTTTGGAACATCAAGACCTACTTTAGGATTTGTTTTCGGAAGTCAGGATGATATTCGTTATGAGGCCGCCAAAAATGGTTGGTTAACGACCTATCAGGATTTCAACCAAAGCTTTACGCAGGTAACAAACAAATTATTGAAAGTGACTGCGAATATCGATTTATTCCCGGATTTAAAAATTGATCTGAATATGGATCGCGCTTATTCCGAAAACAGATCAGAGCAATATAGTGTTGTCAAAAATACTGGGACAGGAGAGTTGGATTACACGCCTTTGTCACCTTATAATTATGGGATGTTCTCTATTTCGACAGTGCTGATCAAAACAGCATTTTCAACCAGTAGTGCCACAGAGTCTGCTGCATTTGATGATTTCAGAAACAACCGTTTGATTATAGCAAACCGTTTGGCAGAGGACCGTTATGGTGCAGGAGCTCCAATACCGAGATACGGAGATGCTAATAACCCGATTCCGGCAACAACAGATCCAAATTATAAAGTTTATGTGGCCAATGAAGGATACCCAATCGGATTTACCAAAAGCAATCAGGCTGTTTTATTGCCGGCATTCTTAGCGGCCTATTCCGGAGGTAATGCGTCAAGCAGTTCGACCGATATTTTCAGAAGTTTCCCTATTCCAAACTGGAGTGTGAAGTACAATGGTTTGATGCGTTATAAATATTTTAAAGATAAATTCAAGCGTTTCTCTTTACAGCACAACTACAGGGCGTCGTATACAATCAACCAGTTCCGTTCGAACTTTGACTATATTGAAAAACCTAACGGACAAGATGTGAACACCAATTTCTATAACAAAACCATCATGTCAAACATCAACCTGGTAGAGCAGTTCAGTCCGTTAATCCGAATGGATTTTGAATTGAAGAGTTCATTGCGTGTGCTTACAGAGATTAAAAAAGACAGAGCTTTGTCGATGAGTTTTGATAATAATTTGTTGACCGAAGTAAAAGGAATGGAATATGTTATTGGTCTGGGGTATCGTTTTAAAGATGTGATCTTCTCCTCAAGACTGGCAGATACTCCAACAGGAATTATAAAAAGTGACATCAATATTAAGGCTGATTTCTCGTATAGAAACAACGAAACATTAGTACGTTATTTAGATTACGACAATAATCAGTTAGCGGCAGGACAAAATATCTGGTCGTTAAAACTAACAGCAGATTATGCTTTCAGTAAAAACCTGACCGCAATATTCTATTACGATCACTCGTTTTCAAAAGCGGTAATCTCGACGTCATTTCCTTTAACCAACATTAGATCAGGATTTACACTCCGCTATAATTTTGGAAATTAA
- a CDS encoding heme-copper oxidase subunit III has protein sequence MEMTITRTETAAEDKLRKAKSAKLILLFAMVSMTMMFAGLTSAFVVSKSRADWLKNFELPTAFYYSTAVIIACSVTFYLAKKAIQKDNRSATTALLLGTLALGILFVVLQFAGFGQIVESGYYFTGEGSSITTTFLYVVTVTHLLHLAGGLISLLIIIYNHFKQKYNSTQTLGIELGAMYWHFLDLLWLYLFLFLYFFK, from the coding sequence ATGGAAATGACAATAACAAGAACAGAAACGGCGGCTGAAGATAAGCTAAGGAAAGCCAAATCGGCAAAACTTATCCTGTTATTCGCCATGGTAAGTATGACCATGATGTTTGCCGGACTTACAAGTGCTTTTGTGGTAAGTAAATCAAGAGCTGACTGGTTGAAAAACTTTGAATTGCCAACAGCGTTTTATTACAGTACGGCAGTTATTATAGCGTGCAGTGTTACTTTTTATCTGGCTAAAAAAGCCATTCAGAAAGACAATAGAAGCGCTACTACAGCATTGCTTTTGGGAACTTTGGCATTGGGGATTTTATTCGTTGTACTGCAATTTGCAGGCTTCGGACAAATCGTAGAAAGCGGGTATTATTTCACCGGAGAAGGTAGTTCGATTACTACAACATTTTTGTATGTAGTAACCGTGACACACTTGTTACACTTGGCCGGAGGGTTAATTTCACTTTTAATTATAATTTATAATCATTTTAAACAAAAATACAATTCGACTCAAACTCTTGGTATAGAACTAGGTGCGATGTATTGGCACTTTTTGGATTTATTATGGTTGTATTTATTTTTATTTTTATATTTCTTTAAATAA
- a CDS encoding protoheme IX farnesyltransferase: MCFCRCFSGAIPFMLGWVAATGEFGIEAGTLFLIQFFWQFPHFWAIGWFLYEDYEKAGIFMLPTGKKDKGTALQIILYTVWLIIASLLPVLGYTGQLFITPIAAILVFLLGLWMLFYAVRLYQLRTAKAARTLMLVSVSYISLLQIVFIVDKFLR; this comes from the coding sequence ATCTGTTTTTGTAGGTGCTTTTCCGGGGCGATTCCTTTTATGTTAGGATGGGTTGCTGCTACAGGAGAATTTGGTATCGAAGCCGGAACACTGTTTTTGATTCAGTTTTTCTGGCAATTCCCTCATTTTTGGGCTATTGGATGGTTTTTGTATGAAGACTATGAGAAGGCTGGGATCTTTATGTTGCCCACCGGAAAAAAAGATAAAGGAACTGCTTTGCAGATTATTTTATATACAGTTTGGTTAATCATTGCTTCGTTACTGCCGGTTTTAGGTTATACAGGGCAATTGTTTATTACACCAATAGCAGCAATTTTAGTGTTTTTATTGGGATTGTGGATGTTGTTTTATGCCGTGCGTTTGTATCAGTTAAGAACAGCAAAAGCAGCGAGAACATTAATGTTGGTAAGCGTTTCGTATATATCATTGCTGCAAATCGTATTTATAGTAGATAAATTTTTAAGATAG
- the gcvH gene encoding glycine cleavage system protein GcvH — translation MSIPANLKYTKDHEWISIEGDVATVGITHFAQKELGDIVYVEVETLDQTLDKDEVFGTVEAVKTVSDLFLPLTGEIIAFNDSLESAPETVNSDPYGDGWMIKIKIADASEIDSLLSADAYKELIGA, via the coding sequence ATGAGCATACCAGCAAATTTAAAGTACACAAAAGATCACGAATGGATTAGCATCGAAGGCGATGTTGCAACAGTAGGAATCACTCATTTTGCACAAAAAGAGTTAGGAGATATCGTGTATGTTGAAGTAGAAACTTTAGATCAGACACTTGACAAAGACGAGGTTTTTGGAACAGTTGAGGCTGTAAAAACAGTATCAGATTTGTTTTTACCATTAACAGGAGAAATCATTGCGTTTAATGACAGTCTTGAAAGTGCACCTGAAACTGTTAATTCTGATCCGTACGGCGATGGTTGGATGATCAAAATTAAAATTGCAGATGCATCAGAAATAGATTCTTTATTGTCTGCTGACGCTTATAAAGAACTTATAGGTGCCTAA
- a CDS encoding VanZ family protein, whose translation MLLIWAIICSGIITYFCLTDSSNIPAVNFPSIDKIVHFCFHFGFTISWILFFKKELKGKAPDDFKAYLISFIFSVFFGITIEILQSVLTVTRASDVTDVLANALGALFGIFAAIVFKKQIDRI comes from the coding sequence TTGCTCTTAATCTGGGCGATTATCTGTTCAGGAATCATTACTTATTTTTGTTTGACAGATTCAAGTAACATTCCGGCGGTAAATTTTCCGAGTATAGATAAAATTGTCCATTTTTGTTTTCATTTTGGATTTACAATTTCCTGGATTTTGTTTTTCAAAAAAGAGCTAAAAGGGAAAGCACCAGACGATTTCAAAGCTTATTTAATTTCATTTATATTTTCAGTTTTTTTCGGAATTACAATCGAAATTCTGCAAAGTGTTTTAACGGTTACACGAGCATCTGATGTAACAGATGTTTTGGCTAATGCACTTGGAGCTCTATTTGGTATCTTTGCCGCTATAGTGTTTAAAAAACAAATAGATAGAATTTAA
- a CDS encoding protoheme IX farnesyltransferase, with protein MNATKNTFSIKSIFTDFKEITKAGLAISVLFSSVAGYLLGVNEEHPFKWSVLAVLAIGGYCMVGASNAFNQVIEKDIDALMDRTKNRPVPSGRMSPKMALFVASLLTIVGIALLYTINAKSAMFAAISIFLYTSIYTPLKTVTSLSVFVGAFPGRFLLC; from the coding sequence TTGAACGCTACTAAAAATACATTTTCAATAAAATCAATATTTACCGATTTCAAAGAGATTACTAAAGCTGGTTTAGCAATCAGTGTATTGTTTTCTTCTGTTGCCGGGTATTTATTGGGAGTTAATGAGGAACATCCTTTCAAATGGAGCGTTTTGGCAGTTTTGGCAATTGGAGGGTATTGCATGGTTGGGGCTTCAAATGCTTTCAATCAGGTGATCGAAAAAGACATCGATGCTTTAATGGATCGAACTAAAAATCGTCCGGTTCCTTCTGGGCGCATGTCTCCAAAAATGGCTTTGTTTGTGGCGAGTTTGCTTACTATTGTGGGTATCGCTTTGCTTTACACCATAAATGCCAAGTCGGCAATGTTTGCTGCCATCTCCATATTTTTATACACCAGTATTTATACCCCTTTGAAAACCGTAACTTCGTTATCTGTTTTTGTAGGTGCTTTTCCGGGGCGATTCCTTTTATGTTAG